A region from the Branchiostoma lanceolatum isolate klBraLanc5 chromosome 2, klBraLanc5.hap2, whole genome shotgun sequence genome encodes:
- the LOC136426978 gene encoding LOW QUALITY PROTEIN: uncharacterized protein (The sequence of the model RefSeq protein was modified relative to this genomic sequence to represent the inferred CDS: substituted 3 bases at 3 genomic stop codons), whose product LFLLKQQLQLANRLFLLFCAFAFLDSTSAFLLGWTAVASWRWMANDDNCGICRMPFDATCSECKLPGDDCPLETCGDSALTVFTCTASXSGXTPSRXTSSVPCVDRSGSSRTMKQDIKIN is encoded by the exons TTGTTTTTGCTCAAGCAGCAGTTGCAATTGGCTAATAgactttttcttctcttttgtgCCTTTGCATTTTTGGACTCTACCTCCGCGTTTCTGCTAGG CTGGACGGCTGTGGCCTCCTGGAGATGGATGGCCAATGATGACAACTGCGGCATCTGCCGCATGCCGTTTGATGCCACCTGTTCAGAATGCAAACTCCCTGGTGACGACTGCCCTCTag AAACA TGTGGGGACAGTGCTCTCACTGTTTTCACATGCACTGCATCCTGAAGTGGCTGAACTCCCAGCAGGTGAACCAGCAGTGTCCCATGTGTCGACAGGAGTGGAAGTTCAAGGACCATGAAACAAGACATTAAGATTAACTAA